The following DNA comes from Microbacterium sufflavum.
ATTGTCAAAGCTTCCCACACACCTTTGTCAATGTCAAAGCACGGCACACTTGCGTGTTGCCTATCTCATGTCCTATCGTTTGACACATGAGCATCGCCAGTATCGAAGAGCGTCGCCGACGTCCCCAGTTCGGTCTTCAGCACCGCATGGCCCTCGCACGCGAGGTCGCCGGCATCGGGCAGGCCAAAATGGCGCAGGACCTCGGCGTGTCCCGACAGACGGTGAGCAACTATGAGCGTGGCTTCACCGCACCACGGCGGGCCGTGCTGCTGGCCTGGGCTATGGCCACTGGCGTCGATGTCGAGTGGCTGGAGTCGGGTGACGCCCCGCGGAATCCGGTGGGCCCTGCCGGGATCGAACCGACGACATCCACGGTG
Coding sequences within:
- a CDS encoding helix-turn-helix domain-containing protein, whose product is MSIASIEERRRRPQFGLQHRMALAREVAGIGQAKMAQDLGVSRQTVSNYERGFTAPRRAVLLAWAMATGVDVEWLESGDAPRNPVGPAGIEPTTSTV